In Cryptomeria japonica chromosome 1, Sugi_1.0, whole genome shotgun sequence, the sequence ACGAAATTGTTTGAATCGTCTTGCAAGGGTTTGTGTGAGTTCTCATCCATTGGATTTAATAATCAGCCGGTGCGTTTCATAGTAGGAGACGCCTTCGGCGTAATTACGGGAAATACGTCCTTAGGGCCATCAAATTTAAGTTGACTGAACCTATCACacactttattattattataagaTACACTTCAAATAACAATAGAATCATCCAACCCTTAAATGCAACGAGGATTGTGAAGCAGGATCCGACATGTCTTCTGTACCATAGTCTGTTTTAAATGCCATCCATTTATTCTCCATGCAAGGCACGAAGTGTTGTATGGCTACTTTTTCACTTCACAACATTGCAGGGGCTGGACATTCTGGACGATCTTGCAGAATTTGTTATACTTCTTCATCACAACTTATAGAATGGCGGTTTGCAGGAAAGTATGACTTTACTGAAGTTGTATTCCAGTCTAATCGTAGATGCCCACAGAAGTTTTCTTTTAAGCTCAAGGCATCCACCCGTCCGCCCTATCTCTCATCATCTGGGTTTCGTGCGGTCGGTAATACTGAAACAGAAGAGGCATACCCAAATGCACCTACTAcagaaatcgctcaagaagatgaagaagagaaacaAAAGCAGACTTGCAGCTCTGTGGAAGGCAGTGATTCTGTGTTACCTGAGAACTGGGGCGATGCTATGTCCACGGATGATGTAAAAATACTGTTTGAAGGCAGAAGCAAACACAATTACATTAGGGTTTTAGAGGTTTCAAGAAGAGCAGACCATTTTTTGGCTGGTGCAAGGCTTCTACTGCTGGATAAGCCTGGAAACATTCACAGTATGTATTACAGGTACAAAATCCTAACACAGAGTTACTATGATGTCTTTGGCACTCTTCCCCCACTTCTACCCCATGGAACCCTAGGGATTCTAGGAATGGGCGCAGGCACAGCAGCTCATATTCTGCTTCACTTCTGGCCCTCGATTGATATACACGGGTGGGAGCTTGACCCCATGGTCATATCCGTTGGCAGAAAATACTTTGACCTTTTGCAGCTGGAGAGCGACAACCGAGACAGGCTCGGTGTCCACATTGGTGATGCATTGGAGGCTGATGTTCCAGGTGGGTTTTCAGGTCTCATTGTTGATTTGTTTTCACAGGGTTCTGTCATCCCTCATTTGCAAAGTCCTCGGACTTGGCAGTGTCTGAAAGAGAGGCTCAAAGATGGTGGGCGTATAATGGTTAACTGTGGGGGCAAGTGTGTGGAAGCTGAAAACCCTTCTAGGGATGGCCACAGTGTCCTGCATGAAACCTTGGGTGCCCTGGCTGAGGTATTTCCTGGTGAGGTTTTTGTGTTAAGATTAGGATATTATAAGGAGGATAGCTCCATTGCATTGACAGGGTCG encodes:
- the LOC131043613 gene encoding uncharacterized protein LOC131043613; amino-acid sequence: MQGTKCCMATFSLHNIAGAGHSGRSCRICYTSSSQLIEWRFAGKYDFTEVVFQSNRRCPQKFSFKLKASTRPPYLSSSGFRAVGNTETEEAYPNAPTTEIAQEDEEEKQKQTCSSVEGSDSVLPENWGDAMSTDDVKILFEGRSKHNYIRVLEVSRRADHFLAGARLLLLDKPGNIHSMYYRYKILTQSYYDVFGTLPPLLPHGTLGILGMGAGTAAHILLHFWPSIDIHGWELDPMVISVGRKYFDLLQLESDNRDRLGVHIGDALEADVPGGFSGLIVDLFSQGSVIPHLQSPRTWQCLKERLKDGGRIMVNCGGKCVEAENPSRDGHSVLHETLGALAEVFPGEVFVLRLGYYKEDSSIALTGSLPDVGFWRQALPSCLRSYVGNWVPVSEFM